The following proteins are co-located in the Micromonospora viridifaciens genome:
- a CDS encoding AtpZ/AtpI family protein has translation MAGDQKPPSTGGSDDVPSGAGQGWTALSYLIAGMLVWGFIGWLVDRWLDTSGIATGIGIVLGMAGGIILVVRKLGTPQ, from the coding sequence ATGGCCGGTGACCAGAAACCCCCCAGCACTGGCGGCTCCGACGACGTTCCGTCCGGTGCCGGTCAGGGCTGGACCGCGCTCAGCTATCTGATCGCGGGCATGCTCGTGTGGGGCTTCATCGGCTGGCTGGTCGACCGTTGGCTCGACACCAGTGGCATCGCCACCGGGATCGGGATCGTGCTCGGCATGGCCGGGGGGATCATCCTGGTCGTGCGCAAGCTCGGCACGCCTCAATAG